From one Lolium rigidum isolate FL_2022 chromosome 4, APGP_CSIRO_Lrig_0.1, whole genome shotgun sequence genomic stretch:
- the LOC124649545 gene encoding peroxidase 5-like: MEAAQMRRGGETCFVLRAAAAVFSYVLLMASTGARAQMRVGFYDSSCPAAEIIVQQEVSKAVSANPGLAAGLLRLHFHDCFVGGCEASVLIDSTSGNTAEKDAGPNKSLRGFEVIDRIKARVEQACFGVVSCADILAFAARDALALLTKIFASKGLNQKDLVTLSGAHTIGGSHCSSFSSRLQSPSPTAPDPTMDPGYVAQLGQQCAGASPGALVPMDVVTPNTFDEGFYKGVMANRGLLASDQALLSDGNTALQVVTYANDPATFQSDFAAAMVKMGYVGVLTGSSGKIRANCRVA; the protein is encoded by the exons ATGGAGGCGGCGCAGATGAGGCGGGGCGGCGAGACGTGCTTCGTGCTTCGGGCGGCAGCCGCGGTCTTCTCCTACGTTCTGCTGATGGCGTCGACGGGGGCGCGCGCGCAGATGCGGGTGGGGTTCTACGACAGCTCATGCCCGGCGGCGGAGATCATCGTGCAGCAGGAGGTGAGCAAGGCGGTGTCGGCCAACCCGGGCCTCGCCGCCGGACTCCTCCGCCTCCACTTCCATGACTGCTTCGTCGGGGGCTGCGAGGCGTCCGTGCTGATCGACTCCACCAGCGGCAACACGGCGGAGAAGGACGCCGGGCCGAACAAGAGCCTGCGGGGCTTCGAGGTGATCGACAGGATCAAGGCACGGGTGGAGCAAGCCTGCTTCGGCGTCGTCTCCTGCGCCGACATACTCGCCTTCGCCGCAAGGGACGCGCTCGCGCTG CTCACAAAGATCTTCGCCTCCAAGGGGCTCAACCAGAAGGACTTGGTCACGCTCTCCGGGGCGCACACCATCGGCGGCTCGCACTGCAGCTCCTTCAGCAGCCGCTTGCAGTCGCCGTCTCCGACGGCGCCGGACCCGACCATGGACCCCGGCTACGTAGCGCAGCTCGGGCAGCAGTGCGCCGGCGCCTCACCGGGCGCGCTCGTGCCCATGGACGTCGTAACCCCCAACACATTCGACGAAGGGTTCTACAAGGGCGTCATGGCCAACCGCGGCCTGCTCGCCTCCGACCAGGCGCTGCTCAGCGACGGCAACACCGCACTGCAGGTCGTCACCTACGCCAACGACCCGGCCACCTTCCAGAGCGACTTCGCCGCAGCCATGGTCAAGATGGGCTACGTCGGCGTGCTCACCGGCAGCAGCGGCAAGATCAGAGCCAACTGCAGGGTCGCGTGA